The following are encoded in a window of Qipengyuania soli genomic DNA:
- a CDS encoding dihydrolipoamide acetyltransferase family protein: protein MAKFTFKMPDIGEGIAEAEIVQWHKAVGDTVNEDEEFVDMMTDKATVPMESPVTGKIVEIAGAEGDMVSIGSMLVVIEVEGEAPEDAPEEEAPAPKAEVVEERIEVETPDASDADHALAVDPEPEPLPAPTPAPHPQPHAKVLATPAVRARAKDLGVDLSHVKPAEDGRIRHGDLDAFLSYNGGYGAAAPARKDEEIKVIGMRRRIAENMAASKRNIPHFSYVEECDVTALEELRAQLNANRGDKPKLTILPLLITAICKTLPDFPMINARYDDEAGVVTRYGSVNMGMAAQTDAGLMVPVIKDAQAKNLWQLANEIARLAEAARTGKAKAEEMQGGTLTVTSLGPLGGVATTPVINRPEVAIIGPNRIIERPMFVPDGNGGERIEKRKLMNISISCDHRVVDGWDAASFIQAVRKLIESPALILVS, encoded by the coding sequence ATGGCAAAATTCACCTTCAAAATGCCCGACATCGGCGAAGGCATTGCCGAGGCCGAGATCGTGCAGTGGCACAAGGCTGTCGGCGACACGGTCAATGAGGACGAAGAATTCGTCGACATGATGACCGACAAGGCGACTGTCCCGATGGAAAGCCCGGTCACCGGCAAGATCGTCGAGATCGCCGGCGCCGAGGGTGACATGGTCTCGATCGGCTCGATGCTGGTCGTGATCGAGGTCGAGGGCGAAGCGCCCGAAGACGCGCCCGAGGAAGAAGCGCCCGCGCCCAAGGCCGAAGTGGTCGAGGAGCGGATTGAGGTCGAAACTCCCGATGCGTCCGACGCGGACCACGCTCTCGCGGTCGATCCGGAACCCGAGCCGCTGCCTGCGCCGACCCCGGCACCGCACCCGCAGCCGCATGCCAAGGTCCTTGCGACCCCCGCCGTGCGCGCCCGTGCCAAGGATCTCGGCGTCGACCTGTCGCACGTGAAGCCTGCCGAGGATGGCCGCATACGCCACGGCGACCTTGATGCTTTCCTGTCGTATAATGGCGGCTACGGCGCTGCCGCTCCGGCTCGCAAGGACGAGGAAATCAAGGTCATCGGCATGCGTCGTCGCATCGCCGAGAACATGGCCGCATCGAAGCGCAACATCCCGCACTTCTCCTACGTCGAGGAATGCGACGTGACGGCGCTGGAAGAGCTGCGCGCGCAGCTCAACGCCAATCGTGGCGACAAGCCGAAGCTGACCATCCTGCCGCTGCTGATCACCGCGATCTGCAAGACCCTGCCCGATTTCCCGATGATCAATGCCCGCTATGACGACGAGGCCGGCGTGGTGACCCGCTACGGTTCGGTCAACATGGGCATGGCGGCGCAGACCGATGCCGGCCTGATGGTCCCGGTGATCAAGGACGCGCAGGCGAAGAACCTGTGGCAGCTGGCGAACGAGATTGCGCGCCTTGCCGAAGCGGCGCGCACCGGCAAGGCCAAGGCCGAGGAGATGCAGGGCGGCACGCTGACCGTGACCTCGCTCGGCCCGCTCGGCGGCGTGGCGACCACTCCGGTCATCAACCGTCCCGAAGTCGCTATCATCGGCCCCAACCGCATCATCGAACGCCCGATGTTCGTCCCCGACGGCAATGGCGGCGAGCGGATCGAGAAGCGCAAGCTGATGAACATCTCGATCAGCTGCGACCACCGCGTCGTCGATGGCTGGGATGCAGCAAGCTTCATCCAGGCGGTGAGGAAGCTCATCGAAAGTCCGGCGCTGATTCTGGTGAGCTGA
- a CDS encoding YdeI/OmpD-associated family protein gives MKTDPRVDDYIAKAAPFAQPILTHLRSVAREALPQGEEGMKWGMPHFMLGGKNVAGMSAFKAHCAFIVHGEGRVTGADGMGAYGKIASLAELPGKEVLVAAIKAAAERVTSVGSATKGRGPRTAKSEIPVPEDFAAALAKNEAARTAFDGFAPSHRREYLEWITRAKREETRSKRIAQAIEWLTEGRKRNWKYESC, from the coding sequence ATGAAGACCGATCCGCGCGTCGACGACTACATCGCCAAGGCTGCGCCGTTCGCGCAGCCAATCCTCACGCATTTGCGGTCAGTGGCGCGCGAGGCGCTTCCGCAAGGTGAGGAAGGCATGAAGTGGGGCATGCCGCACTTCATGCTAGGCGGTAAGAACGTTGCCGGGATGAGCGCATTCAAGGCCCATTGCGCCTTCATCGTCCACGGCGAGGGGCGAGTGACGGGCGCCGATGGCATGGGTGCCTACGGCAAGATTGCATCGCTTGCCGAATTGCCGGGCAAGGAAGTGTTGGTCGCAGCAATCAAGGCCGCAGCAGAACGCGTTACCAGCGTGGGAAGCGCGACCAAGGGCAGGGGGCCAAGAACAGCCAAATCGGAAATACCCGTGCCGGAGGATTTTGCCGCAGCACTGGCTAAAAACGAAGCTGCACGGACCGCGTTCGACGGTTTCGCCCCCTCGCATCGCCGCGAATACCTGGAATGGATCACCCGCGCCAAACGCGAAGAAACGCGCTCCAAGCGGATCGCTCAGGCGATCGAATGGCTAACCGAAGGCCGCAAACGGAACTGGAAGTACGAATCCTGCTAA
- a CDS encoding MBL fold metallo-hydrolase translates to MKRLAILALVVVVALGFWLGQARIGQFLFDRTVDRNVGRDAAARLPDGIQAYLCGSGSPLPDAERAGPCIGVLAGKQAFVFDAGSGAIRKLGRMGFPMERLEAGFLTHLHSDHLDGLGELMLQAWMAGGRDTPLPIYGPPGTDRVVAGFVEAYSIDRGYRIAHHGPEVARPSGFGGTAHILDPAKGDIAWQGDGVTIRVIAVDHRPVDNAYAYRIDYGGRALVISGDTVKSDALAQFAKGADVLFHEALNPGMIGHIGKTLAARGNADAAKIMADIPDYHTSPEEAAEVAQEAGVKALVLYHLVPGPPVAPVAKAFLGNAEEKFDGELRIGEDGMLVSLPTHGESIEFDDLL, encoded by the coding sequence ATGAAACGCCTTGCGATCCTCGCGCTTGTCGTGGTGGTCGCGCTTGGTTTCTGGCTGGGCCAGGCAAGGATCGGCCAATTCCTGTTCGACAGGACGGTCGACCGCAATGTCGGGCGTGATGCCGCAGCCAGGCTTCCCGACGGCATCCAAGCCTATCTCTGCGGTAGTGGCTCCCCCCTCCCCGATGCTGAGCGCGCGGGTCCCTGCATCGGCGTCCTTGCCGGCAAACAGGCCTTCGTTTTCGACGCAGGTTCGGGCGCGATCCGCAAGCTCGGTCGCATGGGCTTCCCGATGGAAAGGCTGGAAGCGGGGTTCCTGACCCATCTCCATTCCGACCATCTCGACGGCCTGGGCGAGCTGATGTTGCAGGCGTGGATGGCGGGCGGACGCGACACCCCCCTGCCGATCTATGGCCCGCCAGGCACTGACCGGGTCGTGGCGGGGTTCGTGGAGGCCTACAGCATCGACCGTGGATACCGCATCGCCCATCACGGTCCCGAGGTGGCGAGGCCTAGCGGCTTTGGCGGAACCGCGCACATATTGGACCCGGCCAAGGGCGACATTGCGTGGCAGGGAGACGGCGTCACGATCAGGGTGATCGCAGTCGACCACAGGCCCGTCGACAACGCCTATGCCTATCGTATCGACTATGGCGGACGCGCATTGGTCATCAGCGGGGATACGGTAAAGTCCGATGCGCTTGCCCAATTCGCCAAGGGCGCGGACGTGCTGTTCCACGAGGCGCTCAACCCGGGGATGATCGGACATATCGGCAAGACACTGGCCGCGCGCGGAAACGCCGACGCCGCGAAGATCATGGCGGACATTCCGGACTATCACACTTCGCCCGAAGAGGCGGCGGAGGTAGCGCAGGAAGCTGGAGTGAAAGCCCTCGTGCTCTACCACCTCGTGCCCGGCCCGCCGGTCGCGCCCGTGGCCAAGGCCTTCCTCGGCAACGCGGAAGAGAAATTCGACGGTGAGCTGAGGATCGGTGAGGACGGCATGCTCGTCAGCCTACCCACGCATGGCGAGAGCATTGAATTCGACGATCTATTGTAG